The Glandiceps talaboti chromosome 19, keGlaTala1.1, whole genome shotgun sequence genome contains a region encoding:
- the LOC144450280 gene encoding isoamyl acetate-hydrolyzing esterase 1 homolog, with protein MSLYYPKVILFGDALTQTSFSNHNNINSWGAALSHKLSRKCDVFNRGFAGYNTEMAKQILPELISKNMAIEVAVLVIFFGSNDAIFEEQSPKQHVPVEDYKLNLKEMAQYLLTVSILREKIILVTPPPVDDDKWEKECKTKGIPIDRKNSVHGDYSKACCAAAKDYGIDLLDLWTLMQKEKNWQSFLSDGVNLSPEGIQFLSKHLTEKIETRTDSVPIKFPYFRDISNVPESKREQYILDNKFVHREESKLNCSIL; from the exons ACGTCATTCAGTAACCATAACAACATCAACAGTTGGGGAGCTGCTCTCTCGCATAAATTATCAAG GAAATGTGATGTATTCAACCGTGGATTTGCAGGATACAACACTGAAATGGCTAAACAGATTCTACCAGAGTTAATTTCTAAGAATATGGCAATTGAGGTGGCAGTCCTTGTTATTTTCTTTGGTTCTAATGATGCAATTTTTGAGGAACAATCCCCAAAGCAGCATGTACCAGTGGAAGACTACAAACTGAATTTAAAG GAGATGGCTCAGTACCTGCTAACAGTTAGCATTCTGAGAGAGAAGATTATCTTGGTAACACCACCACCAGTTGATGATGACAAATGGGAAAAAGAATGTAAAACTAAAG GTATACCTATTGATAGGAAGAACTCCGTCCATGGAGATTACAGTAAAGCATGCTGTGCTGCTGCTAAGGATTATGGGATAGACTTACTTGATCTCTGGACTCTCATGCAGAAAGAAAAG AATTGGCAATCTTTCCTAAGTGATGGTGTCAACTTGTCTCCAGAAGGAATCCAGTTTTTATCAAAACACCTAACAGAGAAGATAGAGACAAGAACAGACAGCGTTCCCATTAAGTTTCCCTACTTCCGTGATATCAGTAATGTCCCAGAGAGTAAACGTGAACAGTATATATTGGATAACAAGTTTGTACACAGAGAAGAATCTAAGTTAAACTGCTCTATATTGTAA